The following proteins are co-located in the Candidatus Eisenbacteria bacterium genome:
- a CDS encoding uracil-DNA glycosylase, protein MIDQPKSLGDKKYKDALIARINDPHVRKLNAFVETIRRRERCGKRVPYFDPADGGVDAECLFLLEAPGPKAVKSGFVSRNNPDETAKNWFLLNAEAGIDRSRTVNWNIVPWYIGDGPRIRPAKPADIDEGWRWLNRLLKTPDLLPRLRIVVLVGRKAQRVAERIRQLRPDLILMPCPHPSPVFVNRRRENRGMVLEALREVAEKLG, encoded by the coding sequence ATGATCGATCAGCCGAAATCCCTTGGCGACAAAAAATACAAGGATGCGCTCATAGCCCGAATCAATGACCCGCATGTGAGGAAGCTCAATGCTTTCGTTGAGACCATCCGACGCCGGGAGCGATGCGGCAAGAGAGTCCCCTACTTCGACCCGGCCGATGGCGGCGTAGATGCGGAATGTCTGTTCCTGCTCGAGGCGCCCGGACCAAAGGCGGTCAAGAGCGGCTTCGTATCCCGCAACAATCCCGACGAGACCGCCAAGAACTGGTTCCTGCTAAATGCCGAGGCCGGGATCGATCGCAGCCGCACTGTGAATTGGAATATTGTGCCCTGGTACATCGGTGATGGCCCGCGAATACGTCCGGCCAAGCCAGCCGACATTGATGAGGGCTGGCGGTGGCTGAATCGGCTCCTGAAGACCCCGGATCTCCTGCCCCGGCTGCGGATTGTCGTCCTGGTCGGGCGCAAGGCTCAGCGGGTGGCCGAGCGTATCCGGCAACTCCGGCCCGATCTGATCCTGATGCCCTGCCCGCATCCAAGCCCGGTTTTTGTGAACCGGCGGCGGGAGAATCGGGGGATGGTGCTGGAGGCGTTGCGGGAGGTTGCTGAGAAGTTAGGTTGA